A single window of Dermacentor albipictus isolate Rhodes 1998 colony chromosome 1, USDA_Dalb.pri_finalv2, whole genome shotgun sequence DNA harbors:
- the LOC139054481 gene encoding SH2 domain-containing adapter protein D isoform X3, translating to MDGRAASGDCSWMWQCSTGWLAERDGSVTTCKAGQVNTKWQGSASITERDILHPLGNAVRSNRDDDNWSWDTDFEDDSGYEVPLQAGDYEPIGWPPQHSAKLERSGASLSRPLPPVPPVQQQEDPGGDPPWLVHVERAEAERLLSGARDGSFVVRPSRGEAPFALSLRFGGRPFHLRVRRRADGRLALGSEKPRERSFDSLVQLVEHHCREPILLTSRGRPAGRTTLAPPSLTCRS from the exons GGATTGTAGCTGGATGTGGCAgtgtagcacaggctggcttgcaGAAAGAGATGGCAGCGTTACCACCTGCAAGGCTGGGCAAGTTAACACTAAGTGGCAAGGTTCTGCTTCCATCACTGAAAGAGACATACTACATCCATTGGGAAATGCGGTTCGCTCCAATAGAG ATGACGACAATTGGAGTTGGGATACAGACTTTGAAGACGATTCTGGATATGAGGTGCCACTGCAGGCTGGAGACTACGAACCCATTGGCTGGCCTCCTCAACACAGTGCAAAACTTGAGAGGTCTG GTGCTAGCCTGAGCCGTCCACTGCCTCCGGTGCCGCCTGTACAG CAGCAGGAGGATCCTGGTGGGGACCCACCGTGGCTGGTACACGTGGAGCGTGCCGAAGCCGAGCGCCTCCTGTCAGGTGCCCGTGATGGCAGCTTTGTGGTGCGACCAAGCCGTGGGGAGGCACCGTTTGCCCTCAGCCTGCGCTTTGGTGGCCGGCCGTTTCATTTGCGGGTGAGGCGGCGTGCCGATGGGCGCCTGGCACTGGGCAGTGAGAAGCCGCGCGAGCGCAGCTTCGACTCGCTCGTGCAGCTTGTGGAGCACCACTGTCGTGAACCCATCCTGCTGACATCACGGGGCCGCCCTGCAGGTCGCACCACACTTGCCCCACCTTCGCTCACCTGTCGGTCTTGA
- the LOC139054481 gene encoding SH2 domain-containing adapter protein D isoform X4, with the protein MDGRAASGADDDNWSWDTDFEDDSGYEVPLQAGDYEPIGWPPQHSAKLERSGASLSRPLPPVPPVQQQEDPGGDPPWLVHVERAEAERLLSGARDGSFVVRPSRGEAPFALSLRFGGRPFHLRVRRRADGRLALGSEKPRERSFDSLVQLVEHHCREPILLTSRGRPAGRTTLAPPSLTCRS; encoded by the exons GGCAGATGACGACAATTGGAGTTGGGATACAGACTTTGAAGACGATTCTGGATATGAGGTGCCACTGCAGGCTGGAGACTACGAACCCATTGGCTGGCCTCCTCAACACAGTGCAAAACTTGAGAGGTCTG GTGCTAGCCTGAGCCGTCCACTGCCTCCGGTGCCGCCTGTACAG CAGCAGGAGGATCCTGGTGGGGACCCACCGTGGCTGGTACACGTGGAGCGTGCCGAAGCCGAGCGCCTCCTGTCAGGTGCCCGTGATGGCAGCTTTGTGGTGCGACCAAGCCGTGGGGAGGCACCGTTTGCCCTCAGCCTGCGCTTTGGTGGCCGGCCGTTTCATTTGCGGGTGAGGCGGCGTGCCGATGGGCGCCTGGCACTGGGCAGTGAGAAGCCGCGCGAGCGCAGCTTCGACTCGCTCGTGCAGCTTGTGGAGCACCACTGTCGTGAACCCATCCTGCTGACATCACGGGGCCGCCCTGCAGGTCGCACCACACTTGCCCCACCTTCGCTCACCTGTCGGTCTTGA
- the LOC139054481 gene encoding SH2 domain-containing adapter protein D isoform X5 — protein sequence MAEQPVDDDNWSWDTDFEDDSGYEVPLQAGDYEPIGWPPQHSAKLERSGASLSRPLPPVPPVQQQEDPGGDPPWLVHVERAEAERLLSGARDGSFVVRPSRGEAPFALSLRFGGRPFHLRVRRRADGRLALGSEKPRERSFDSLVQLVEHHCREPILLTSRGRPAGRTTLAPPSLTCRS from the exons ATGACGACAATTGGAGTTGGGATACAGACTTTGAAGACGATTCTGGATATGAGGTGCCACTGCAGGCTGGAGACTACGAACCCATTGGCTGGCCTCCTCAACACAGTGCAAAACTTGAGAGGTCTG GTGCTAGCCTGAGCCGTCCACTGCCTCCGGTGCCGCCTGTACAG CAGCAGGAGGATCCTGGTGGGGACCCACCGTGGCTGGTACACGTGGAGCGTGCCGAAGCCGAGCGCCTCCTGTCAGGTGCCCGTGATGGCAGCTTTGTGGTGCGACCAAGCCGTGGGGAGGCACCGTTTGCCCTCAGCCTGCGCTTTGGTGGCCGGCCGTTTCATTTGCGGGTGAGGCGGCGTGCCGATGGGCGCCTGGCACTGGGCAGTGAGAAGCCGCGCGAGCGCAGCTTCGACTCGCTCGTGCAGCTTGTGGAGCACCACTGTCGTGAACCCATCCTGCTGACATCACGGGGCCGCCCTGCAGGTCGCACCACACTTGCCCCACCTTCGCTCACCTGTCGGTCTTGA